Proteins encoded together in one Solanum lycopersicum chromosome 7, SLM_r2.1 window:
- the LOC101264027 gene encoding coatomer subunit alpha-1-like has protein sequence MLTKFETKSNRVKGLSFHTQRPWILASLHSGVIQLWDYRMGTLIDRFDEHDGPVRGVHFHKSQPLFVSGGDDYKIKVWNYKLHRCLFTLLGHLDYIRTVQFHHEYPWIVSASDDQTIRIWNWQSRTCISVLTGHNHYVMCASFHPKEDLVVSASLDQTVRVWDIGALRKKTISPADDLLRLSQMNTDFFGGVDAVVKYVLEGHDRGVNWASFHPTLPLIVSGADDRQVKIWRMNDTKAWEVDTLRGHMNNVSCVLFHPRQDIIVSNSEDKSIRVWDATKRTGLQTFRREHDRFWILASHPEMNLLAAGHDSGMIVFKLERERPAFSVSSDSLFYVKDRFLRVYEYSTQKDTQLIPIRRPGSNNVNQGPRTLSYSPTENAVLICSDTDGGSYELYIVPKDSHGRGDTVQDAKRGTGGSAVFVARNRFAVLEKSTNQVLVKNLKNEIVKKSLLPMATDAIFYAGTGNLLCRAEDRVVIFDLQQRIILGDLQTSFIRYVVWSPDMESVALISKHSIVIADKKLVHRCTLHETIRVKSGAWDDNGVFIYTTLTHIKYCLPNGDCGIVKTLDVPVYITKIYGNAIFCLDRDGKNRPIIIDSTEYVFKLCLLRKRYDQVMSMIRNSELCGQAMISYLQQKGFPEVALHFVKDERTRFNLALESGNIEIALESAKKIDEKDHWYRLGVEALRQGNAGIVEYAYQKTKNFERLSFLYLITGNVEKLSKMMKIAEVKNEVMGQFHDALYLGDVRERVKILENAGHLPLAYITATVHGLNDTAERLAEEVGDNVPSLPKGKKSSMLLPPTPILGGGDWPLLMVTKGIFEGGLDIAGKGGQDEYEEATDADWGESLDIGEVENLQNGDISMVLGDEEGQEGNDEEEGGWDLEDLDLPSDADTPKTTSNARSSVFVTPTPGMPVSQIWVQKSSLAAEHAAAGNFDTAMRLLSRQLGIRNFSPLKSLFIDLHVGSHTHLLAFSSAPVISVAIERGWSESASPNVRGPPALIFSFAQLEEKLKASYKATTGGKFSDALRLFLSILHTIPLIVIESRREVDEVKELIVIVKEYVLGLQMELKRKELKDNPIRQQELAAYFTHCNLQLPHLRLALQNAMSICYKAGNLSSAANFARRLLETNPTNESQARTARQVLQAAEKNMRDVTQLNYDFRNPFTVCGATYVPIYRGQKDVTCPYCGTHFVLSQQGGLCTVCDLAVVGADASGLLCSASQIR, from the exons ATGCTGACCAAGTTTGAGACCAAGAGTAATAGAGTGAAAGGTTTGAGTTTTCACACACAAAGGCCATGGATCTTAGCCAGTCTTCATAGTGGGGTTATTCAGCTATGGGATTACCGTATGGGAACTCTCATTGATCGATTTGATGAGCACGATGGCCCTGTTCGCGGTGTCCATTTCCACAAATCTCAGCCTCTGTTTGTTTCTGGAG GAGATGATTACAAAATTAAGGTTTGGAACTACAAGCTGCATAGGTGCTTGTTTACCCTGCTTGGACATCTTGATTATATCCGAACTGTTCAATTTCACCACGAATATCCATGGATTGTTAGTGCAAGTGATGACCAGACTATTCGAATATGGAACTGGCAGTCTCGTACTTGTATTTCTGTCTTGACTGGCCACAATCATTATGTAATGTGTGCGTCATTTCATCCCAAAGAGGACTTGGTTGTCTCTGCTTCCTTGGATCAGACTGTTCGTGTCTGGGATATTGGTGCCCTAAGAAAGAAAACCATTTCTCCTGCTGATGATCTCTTGCGGTTGAGTCAGATGAATACTGACTTCTTTGGTGGAGTGGATGCTGTGGTGAAGTATGTCTTGGAGGGTCATGATAGAGGGGTTAACTGGGCATCATTTCATCCTACACTCCCCCTTATAGTTTCTGGTGCAGATGATCGCCAAGTGAAAATTTGGCGGATGAATG ATACAAAAGCTTGGGAGGTGGACACGTTGAGAGGACACATGAACAATGTTTCATGCGTTCTATTCCATCCAAGGCAAGAtattattgtttcaaattcagAGGATAAGAGCATCCGAGTGTGGGATGCAACAAAAAGGACTGGTCTTCAGACATTCCGCAGGGAGCATGATAGATTTTGGATCCTTGCATCTCATCCAGAGATGAATCTTCTAGCAGCTGGTCATGACAGTGGGATGATAGTATTCAAGTTGGAGAGAGAACGGCCTGCATTTTCTGTGAGCAGtgattctttattttatgtaaaggATCGCTTTCTCCGTGTATATGAGTATTCAACCCAGAAGGACACACAGTTGATACCAATTAGAAGGCCCGGCTCAAACAATGTGAATCAAGGTCCACGAACTCTTTCATATAGTCCAACGGAAAATGCTGTCTTGATATGTTCAGACACAGATGGTGGTTCCTATGAACTTTACATTGTACCCAAAGATAGTCATGGTAGGGGTGATACTGTTCAAGATGCAAAAAGAGGAACCGGAGGATCAGCTGTGTTCGTTGCCCGAAACAGGTTTGCGGTGCTTGAGAAGAGCACTAATCAAGTCCTGGTAAAAAATCTCAAGAATGAAATTgtcaagaaaagccttcttcCTATGGCAACTGATGCAATATTTTATGCTGGCACTGGAAACTTACTATGTAGGGCAGAGGATAGAGTTGTCATTTTTGATCTCCAGCAGAGAATTATTCTTGGAGATCTTCAGACTTCTTTTATCAGGTATGTTGTTTGGTCACCTGATATGGAAAGTGTCGCTTTGATTAGCAAGCACTCCATAGTTATAGCTGATAAGAAGCTTGTGCACCGTTGCACCCTTCATGAGACAATTCGTGTCAAAAGTGGTGCCTGGGATGACAATGGGGTATTCATATATACCACACTTACCCACATTAAGTACTGTCTCCCCAACGGGGATTGTGGAATCGTCAAAACTCTAGATGTTCCTGTCtacattacaaaaatatatggGAACGCTATCTTTTGCTTGGATAGAGATGGCAAAAACCGTCCTATTATTATTGATTCAACTGAATATGTATTCAAGTTGTGTCTGCTTAGAAAGAGATATGACCAAGTTATGAGTATGATCAGAAACTCAGAGCTCTGTGGTCAGGCGATGATTTCATATTTGCAGCAGAAGGGTTTTCCAGAAGTTGCCCTTCATTTTGTGAAGGACGAGCGCACTCGTTTCAACTTAGCACTTGAAAGTGGGAATATTGAGATAGCTCTTGAATCTGCTAAGAAGATTGACGAAAAAGATCATTGGTATAGGCTTGGCGTGGAAGCCCTTAGGCAGGGCAATGCAGGTATTGTTGAATATGCCTACCAAAAGACAAAGAATTTTGAGAGGCTCTCTTTCCTATATCTAATAACAGGAAATGTGGAGAAGTTAtctaaaatgatgaaaattgctGAGGTCAAAAATGAAGTAATGGGTCAGTTCCATGATGCCTTGTACCTCGGTGATGTCCGCGAGCGtgttaaaattttggaaaatgcTGGTCATCTGCCCCTTGCGTACATCACAGCTACTGTCCATGGGCTCAATGATACCGCTGAGCGTCTTGCGGAGGAAGTGGGGGATAATGTTCCATCATTGCCAAAGGGGAAGAAATCTTCAATGTTGCTTCCCCCAACTCCCATCTTGGGTGGTGGAGACTGGCCTTTGCTGATGGTAACGAAAGGGATATTTGAAGGTGGTCTGGATATTGCAGGCAAGGGAGGACAAGACGAATATGAAGAGGCTACGGATGCAGACTGGGGTGAGTCATTGGACATCGGTGAGGTGGAAAATCTACAGAATGGGGACATCAGTATGGTGCTTGGTGATGAGGAAGGACAAGAAGGAAATGATGAGGAGGAGGGAGGATGGGATCTTGAGGATCTGGATCTGCCTTCTGATGCAGACACACCTAAGACTACTTCCAATGCTCGTTCTTCTGTGTTTGTCACCCCAACACCTGGCATGCCTGTCAGCCAGATTTGGGTCCAAAAATCATCTCTAGCTGCTGAACATGCAGCTGCTGGAAATTTTGATACTGCTATGCGGTTGTTGAGTAGACAACTAGGGATTAGGAACTTCTCTCCTTTAAAATCACTGTTTATTGATCTTCATGTGGGTAGCCACACTCATCTGCTTGCCTTTTCCTCGGCGCCGGTCATCTCCGTGGCAATTGAGAGAGGTTGGAGTGAGTCAGCTAGTCCTAATGTTCGAGGTCCACCTGCTCTTATATTCAGTTTTGCTCAGTTGGAGGAAAAACTTAAAGCTTCTTATAAAGCGACTACTGGTGGAAAATTTTCTGATGCACTTAGACTATTCCTGAGCATCCTTCACACCATTCCTCTGATTGTGATTGAGTCGAGACGAGAAGTGGATGAAGTAAAGGAATTGATTGTCATAGTGAAAGAGTATGTTTTGGGTTTGCAGATGGAGCTTAAGAGGAAGGAATTGAAAGACAATCCTATTCGCCAGCAGGAACTGGCAGCCTATTTCACTCACTGTAATCTGCAGCTTCCTCACTTGAGACTGGCGTTACAGAATGCTATGTCTATCTGCTACAAGGCCGGAAATCTTAGCTCAGCAGCGAACTTTGCTAGAAGACTCTTGGAGACCAATCCCACCAATGAAAGCCAAGCCAGAACAGCCCGCCAGGTTCTGCAAGCAGCTGAGAAAAATATGCGAGATGTTACACAGTTGAATTATGATTTCAGAAATCCTTTTACAGTGTGTGGGGCAACATATGTCCCGATATACCGGGGTCAGAAGGATGTCACTTGTCCTTACTGTGGTACTCATTTTGTACTGTCTCAGCAAGGGGGGCTTTGTACTGTTTGTGATCTTGCAGTTGTTGGAGCTGATGCCTCTGGTTTGCTTTGCTCGGCATCACAGATCAGGTGA